One Candidatus Omnitrophota bacterium DNA window includes the following coding sequences:
- a CDS encoding Rrf2 family transcriptional regulator — MRFSKTTDYALRVMVALALANDEKLSLQFLSKRERIPRKFLEHVIRGLKTAELVKSTPGPKGGYQLMRPANLISVSHILQAAQGPLMPLDRLDSATAPLHLKEPIDRLRQVVKEIREFAREKLDSVTLSELAAVHEINDARETLMYYI, encoded by the coding sequence ATGCGTTTCTCGAAAACAACCGATTACGCTTTGCGAGTCATGGTGGCTCTCGCACTGGCGAACGACGAGAAGTTAAGCTTGCAGTTCTTGTCGAAACGAGAGCGCATACCCCGCAAGTTTTTGGAGCATGTCATACGGGGATTGAAGACGGCGGAATTGGTCAAGAGCACCCCAGGCCCGAAAGGGGGCTATCAGTTGATGCGTCCCGCCAATCTCATTTCCGTGAGCCACATATTGCAAGCGGCGCAGGGGCCTCTAATGCCTTTGGATAGGTTGGATTCCGCCACAGCGCCGCTGCATCTGAAAGAACCGATCGATCGCTTGCGCCAAGTCGTTAAGGAGATTCGCGAATTCGCCCGCGAGAAATTGGATTCCGTAACCCTTTCGGAACTGGCCGCCGTACATGAGATTAACGACGCTCGCGAAACATTGATGTATTATATTTAG
- a CDS encoding 4-hydroxy-3-methylbut-2-enyl diphosphate reductase, translated as MNAELLEYLMPTKRQDIPIYRRGFGLKEEVADTLISEYKSSLINHLRGNGFSLQVGGLRILLAKEFGFCYGVDRAVDYAYETRRMFSNRTLYITTEIIHNPLVNRKLREMGVRFLSGGEGKTYAYEDIKPEDVVILPAFGASVEQMEKLTKIGCTLVDTTCGSVMTVWKRVEKNAKDGYASIIHGKYKHEETLATSSRALQFHGGRYLIVRDEQEAEIVCDYILHGRDKEQFLRRFQNAISPGFDPDRDLQKVGLANQTTMLSSESLYIAKMIETAMRNRYGAEEINSRFRSFDTICSATQERQDAIIELGEKHPDVILVVGGYNSSNTTHLCEIGLRFASTYHISESDCILSRREIRHQPFGGRGEIITENWLPQEPVSVGITSGASTPDKVVERSILRTLEFCGYSLSDVNMDMDAATIHK; from the coding sequence ATGAACGCCGAACTTTTGGAGTATTTAATGCCCACCAAAAGACAAGATATCCCGATTTACCGGCGCGGCTTCGGATTGAAAGAAGAAGTCGCCGACACGCTGATTTCCGAATATAAAAGTTCATTAATCAACCACTTGCGCGGAAATGGGTTTTCCTTGCAGGTGGGTGGTCTGCGGATTTTATTGGCGAAAGAGTTCGGTTTTTGCTACGGCGTGGATCGCGCTGTGGATTACGCCTACGAAACCCGGCGTATGTTTTCCAACCGAACGTTGTACATCACGACGGAAATCATTCACAATCCCTTGGTGAATCGCAAGTTGCGGGAGATGGGAGTGCGCTTCCTCAGCGGCGGCGAAGGGAAAACGTACGCCTACGAAGACATCAAGCCGGAAGACGTCGTGATTCTTCCCGCTTTCGGCGCCAGCGTGGAACAGATGGAAAAACTGACCAAAATCGGCTGCACCTTGGTCGATACGACCTGCGGTTCCGTGATGACGGTGTGGAAACGAGTGGAGAAGAACGCCAAGGACGGCTATGCCTCGATCATCCACGGCAAATACAAGCACGAGGAGACTCTAGCCACCAGTTCGCGGGCGCTGCAATTTCACGGAGGGCGTTATCTCATCGTACGGGACGAGCAAGAAGCCGAAATCGTTTGCGATTATATTCTTCACGGCCGCGACAAAGAACAATTTCTGCGGCGTTTTCAAAACGCCATCAGCCCAGGATTCGATCCCGACCGTGATTTGCAAAAAGTCGGCCTTGCCAATCAAACCACCATGCTCAGCAGCGAATCGCTTTATATCGCCAAGATGATCGAAACGGCGATGCGCAATCGATATGGCGCGGAAGAGATCAATAGCCGATTCCGGTCCTTCGATACGATATGCAGCGCTACTCAGGAACGGCAGGACGCCATCATCGAGTTGGGAGAAAAGCATCCCGACGTTATTCTCGTCGTCGGCGGATACAATAGCAGCAACACGACGCACTTGTGCGAAATCGGCCTCCGGTTTGCTTCCACCTATCATATCAGCGAATCGGATTGCATTCTCTCCCGGCGGGAAATCCGCCATCAGCCCTTTGGCGGACGCGGGGAGATTATCACGGAAAATTGGCTTCCCCAGGAACCGGTTTCCGTCGGCATTACGTCCGGCGCTTCTACACCGGACAAAGTTGTGGAGCGAAGCATTCTCCGCACATTGGAATTTTGCGGGTATTCTTTGTCGGACGTCAATATGGACATGGATGCTGCAACGATCCATAAATAA
- a CDS encoding ROK family protein — METNGSTKERCVLGVDLGGTKILSAVVAESGKIVARAKKKTRPEKPAEDILARIAACCHEAVEAAGMTLEEIAGIGVGSPGPLDPDKGCVIETPNLNLRGAPIAPYLSKELNIPAFLDNDVNVGTLGEFVYGAGKGRSDIIGIFMGTGIGGGVIINGRLLHGFSKNAGELGHMKLVAGGAVCGCGQRGCLEAYASKTAMIKRFKRAVKKKKPTVLTTLIGNDWDKLTSKVFLQAIEAKDELVVSTIDRAAKYTGVAVGSLLNILSPEMVIIGGGLVEALGEKVLDRIREFAKKNCFPIVFEGVEIVPAALGDDAGILGAAALAWSRLNSR; from the coding sequence ATGGAAACGAACGGATCGACAAAAGAACGATGCGTATTGGGCGTGGATTTGGGCGGAACGAAAATCCTTTCCGCTGTGGTAGCAGAATCGGGAAAGATCGTCGCCCGCGCCAAGAAAAAGACTCGTCCCGAAAAACCGGCGGAAGATATTCTCGCCAGAATCGCCGCCTGCTGCCACGAGGCGGTGGAAGCGGCGGGCATGACGCTGGAAGAGATCGCAGGCATCGGCGTCGGTTCGCCCGGCCCCCTCGATCCCGATAAAGGGTGCGTCATCGAAACGCCCAATCTCAACCTGCGCGGCGCGCCTATCGCGCCCTATCTTTCCAAAGAGTTGAATATACCCGCCTTTCTGGATAACGACGTCAACGTCGGTACGCTGGGCGAATTCGTTTACGGAGCGGGTAAGGGAAGAAGCGACATTATCGGCATTTTCATGGGTACCGGAATCGGCGGCGGCGTTATCATCAACGGCCGTTTGCTGCATGGCTTCAGCAAAAACGCCGGCGAACTGGGGCATATGAAACTCGTCGCAGGCGGAGCGGTTTGCGGCTGCGGACAGCGGGGCTGCCTGGAAGCCTACGCCAGCAAAACGGCGATGATCAAACGCTTCAAAAGAGCGGTAAAGAAAAAGAAGCCAACCGTTCTCACTACGTTAATCGGCAACGATTGGGACAAGCTAACCAGCAAAGTATTTCTCCAAGCGATCGAGGCGAAGGATGAATTGGTCGTCTCGACGATAGACCGGGCGGCGAAATATACCGGCGTCGCCGTTGGCAGCCTGTTGAACATTCTCAGCCCGGAAATGGTGATTATCGGCGGCGGACTTGTCGAAGCGCTGGGCGAAAAAGTTCTCGACCGCATCCGCGAATTCGCCAAGAAAAATTGCTTTCCCATCGTCTTTGAGGGAGTCGAGATCGTCCCCGCTGCGCTGGGGGATGACGCGGGAATCCTCGGCGCAGCGGCGCTGGCCTGGTCGCGATTGAATTCTAGATAG
- a CDS encoding glycosyltransferase 87 family protein — protein sequence MRKLRRVMENGAERDSPFKGTFRLFFLGTVSAFVYVFLFLLSGEELCPRGASGLAVTRFLQAYALLFFCYWRLVAPLARGKRMDPRHLWFAIAFSLLFRAIMLPSLPILENDIYRYMWDGHLGAQGINPYRYAPVDSALNEYETPYRRLINYPSIPTIYPPVLQFVFCLAEFLYPGSVEGMKFILLIFDAGTIFLILSLLKKLEYPQEWCLIYAWSPLVVKEIANSGHADSVSAFLLVAFLRLLAEKRMAWSAIALAALTLTKFFGALLVPLFHAAWKWRHFVLFLLIMLLIYAPFLASMDVNPFTGFITYSQQWRFNGGVFDCAEQAIATLGGEAAENSDRLARLFLFAVILATAAWQSAALTWRRTQRDLFRTIFIVMGTLLMCSPVIDPWYLVWMAPLLCLFPNRAWILFTGLVFLSYTYYYKMQFPWWARGVEFGGFFLVFLWDDILGNGKFGNILKTPSQQEKKDSESPLLLIEK from the coding sequence TTGCGGAAGTTGCGGCGAGTGATGGAGAACGGCGCCGAACGGGATTCGCCTTTCAAGGGAACGTTCCGCTTGTTCTTTTTGGGAACGGTCAGCGCATTCGTTTACGTTTTTCTCTTCCTGTTATCCGGCGAGGAATTGTGTCCGCGCGGGGCGAGCGGTTTAGCCGTCACTCGTTTTTTGCAAGCGTACGCTTTACTCTTTTTCTGCTATTGGCGGCTCGTCGCGCCGCTGGCGCGGGGGAAGCGCATGGACCCGCGCCATCTATGGTTCGCCATCGCCTTCTCCTTGCTTTTCCGGGCGATCATGCTGCCGTCCCTGCCGATATTGGAGAACGATATTTACCGGTATATGTGGGACGGCCATCTCGGCGCCCAAGGAATCAATCCCTACCGTTACGCTCCAGTCGATTCCGCGTTGAACGAATATGAAACTCCCTACCGGCGGCTAATTAATTATCCCTCCATACCCACGATCTATCCTCCTGTACTGCAATTCGTCTTTTGCCTGGCGGAATTTCTCTATCCCGGCAGCGTGGAGGGGATGAAGTTCATCCTCCTGATTTTCGACGCGGGAACGATTTTTCTTATATTGTCCTTATTGAAAAAATTGGAATATCCTCAGGAATGGTGCTTGATCTACGCCTGGTCGCCGCTCGTCGTCAAGGAGATCGCCAATTCCGGCCACGCCGATTCCGTAAGCGCGTTTCTTCTGGTTGCGTTCTTAAGGCTGCTGGCGGAGAAGCGCATGGCGTGGAGCGCCATCGCCTTGGCGGCGTTGACCTTGACGAAGTTTTTCGGGGCGTTGTTGGTCCCGCTGTTTCACGCCGCTTGGAAATGGCGCCATTTCGTTCTTTTCCTGTTGATTATGCTTCTCATCTACGCGCCATTCCTTGCGTCGATGGATGTGAATCCATTTACGGGATTTATAACGTATTCCCAGCAATGGCGTTTCAACGGCGGCGTATTCGATTGCGCCGAGCAAGCGATTGCAACGCTGGGCGGAGAGGCGGCGGAGAACTCCGATCGCCTGGCGAGGCTGTTTTTGTTCGCGGTTATTCTGGCAACGGCGGCGTGGCAAAGCGCGGCGCTGACTTGGCGGCGGACGCAGCGCGATCTATTTCGGACGATATTTATCGTCATGGGAACGTTGCTGATGTGCTCGCCAGTCATCGATCCCTGGTATCTGGTTTGGATGGCGCCGTTGCTCTGCCTGTTTCCCAACCGGGCGTGGATTCTATTCACCGGCCTGGTTTTTCTTTCTTATACCTATTACTACAAGATGCAATTTCCCTGGTGGGCGAGGGGCGTCGAGTTTGGAGGATTTTTTCTCGTATTCTTATGGGACGATATTTTGGGAAATGGAAAGTTTGGAAATATCCTTAAGACTCCGTCGCAACAAGAAAAGAAAGACAGCGAATCGCCTTTACTTCTTATTGAGAAATAG
- a CDS encoding HepT-like ribonuclease domain-containing protein → MNGADLKRVHHILDAVQKALQFIQNRTREDLDREEMLTLSLLKLTEFVGEAANKIFHSFRNQYPNIPWDRMIKMRNRLIHGYFDIELNIIWKTILEDFPPLIPELERILKEDDAN, encoded by the coding sequence ATGAACGGAGCTGATTTGAAACGAGTTCATCATATTCTGGATGCGGTTCAGAAGGCCTTGCAGTTTATTCAAAACCGGACGCGCGAAGACTTGGATCGAGAAGAAATGCTTACGCTCTCCCTCCTCAAATTAACGGAATTCGTAGGCGAAGCGGCAAATAAAATTTTCCATTCCTTCCGAAACCAATACCCGAATATCCCCTGGGATCGAATGATCAAAATGCGGAATCGCTTGATACACGGCTATTTTGATATTGAATTGAATATCATTTGGAAGACCATCTTGGAAGATTTTCCACCGCTAATTCCAGAGTTGGAAAGAATTTTAAAGGAGGATGACGCCAATTAA
- the folK gene encoding 2-amino-4-hydroxy-6-hydroxymethyldihydropteridine diphosphokinase, translating into MDRTAQSIQRLYHIYQSVFVMNNGAPNYPQMTTVYIALGSNLGDPRTNLERAVAEIGALEGVRAMRVSPFYRTKAVGMEENTPDFLNGVLEAETEWEPRQLLDALLRIEKQMGRLRPAGGCASRIIDLDLLLYGNDSRQETSLELPHPRMRERWFALKPLADLAPDLLLPGGETVREALARVEEEDLGLCGSCGE; encoded by the coding sequence ATGGATCGAACGGCGCAATCCATCCAACGATTGTACCATATTTATCAATCCGTATTCGTCATGAATAACGGCGCTCCCAATTATCCCCAAATGACGACTGTATATATCGCTCTAGGTTCCAATTTGGGAGACCCTCGGACGAATCTCGAAAGAGCCGTCGCCGAGATCGGCGCGTTGGAGGGAGTTCGGGCGATGCGGGTTTCGCCATTCTATCGGACTAAAGCCGTGGGCATGGAGGAGAACACTCCGGATTTTCTAAACGGCGTTTTGGAAGCCGAGACGGAATGGGAGCCGCGCCAGTTATTGGACGCCCTGTTGCGCATCGAAAAACAGATGGGGCGTTTGCGTCCGGCGGGGGGCTGCGCATCGCGCATCATCGATTTGGACCTTCTTCTATACGGTAACGATAGTAGGCAAGAAACCAGCCTGGAACTTCCTCATCCCCGGATGCGCGAGCGTTGGTTTGCGCTCAAGCCGCTGGCGGATCTCGCTCCGGATTTGCTTCTCCCCGGCGGCGAGACTGTGCGGGAGGCGTTGGCGCGGGTGGAAGAGGAAGATCTTGGACTTTGCGGAAGTTGCGGCGAGTGA
- the hpnC gene encoding squalene synthase HpnC: MGRCAVTRSCSSRIENPLILAVRIPTITSHDKAREPLTASIENIGSFYRLGDHPAGERWTVEEAYEFCRNLTYSHYENFPVGSLLVPKRLRPHVHAIYAFARASDDFADEESYKGQRMDLLNEWERLLEECYEGRAEHPIFIALGETVKEFELPIDLFKGLLRAFKMDVTVSRYEAFEQVLGYCRYSANPVGRLILHLFDYKDEELFALSDCICTALQLANFWQDVTIDLKKDRIYIPKDEMKRERYGEDELFAHVYDERFRKVLAPLAKRTWDLFDQGYPLVERVAWPLNAELRFTWLGGTTILARVAENDFNVFDRRPALSKWDFIKWGVRSLTGTGSIRRRLAAFFQSIID, from the coding sequence ATGGGACGGTGCGCGGTTACGCGCTCCTGCAGCAGTAGGATTGAAAATCCTTTAATCCTAGCCGTCCGGATTCCTACAATAACAAGCCATGACAAAGCGAGAGAACCATTGACGGCCTCCATTGAAAATATCGGCTCTTTTTATCGTCTGGGGGATCATCCCGCTGGGGAGCGGTGGACGGTAGAGGAAGCCTACGAATTTTGCCGCAATCTGACTTATTCCCATTACGAAAATTTTCCCGTAGGCTCGCTGCTGGTTCCCAAGAGGTTGCGTCCCCATGTGCACGCTATTTACGCTTTCGCTCGAGCTTCGGACGATTTCGCCGACGAGGAATCGTACAAAGGCCAGCGGATGGATTTGCTCAACGAATGGGAGCGGTTGCTGGAAGAGTGTTACGAAGGCCGCGCCGAGCATCCCATCTTCATAGCCTTGGGAGAAACGGTGAAGGAGTTCGAACTGCCGATCGATCTTTTCAAGGGACTCTTGCGCGCCTTCAAAATGGATGTAACGGTGAGCCGCTATGAGGCTTTCGAGCAGGTGCTAGGCTATTGCCGCTATTCCGCCAATCCGGTGGGAAGGCTGATTCTGCATTTGTTCGATTACAAAGACGAGGAATTGTTCGCGTTGTCCGACTGCATTTGCACGGCGCTGCAATTGGCCAATTTCTGGCAGGACGTAACCATCGATTTGAAGAAGGATCGTATTTATATTCCCAAAGACGAGATGAAGCGGGAGCGATACGGCGAGGACGAACTCTTCGCCCATGTCTATGATGAGCGCTTTCGGAAAGTGCTCGCTCCATTGGCGAAGCGCACGTGGGATTTGTTCGATCAAGGCTATCCGCTGGTAGAGCGCGTCGCATGGCCGCTGAATGCGGAATTGCGCTTCACCTGGCTGGGAGGAACCACGATCCTGGCGCGTGTGGCGGAAAACGATTTTAATGTTTTCGATCGCCGCCCGGCGTTATCCAAATGGGATTTCATCAAATGGGGCGTTCGTTCGCTGACCGGGACGGGAAGCATCCGCCGCCGATTGGCGGCGTTCTTCCAAAGCATAATTGATTGA
- the hpnD gene encoding presqualene diphosphate synthase HpnD codes for MDSNQYTKQQTKDSKTNFYYSFLFLPKEKRDAIFTVYSFCRHTDDIVDEIEDPAEARRQLDEWRKELDACYDGRPLHPIMDALLKISRRFSLPKQYFHDLIDGCEMDLTHKRYETFADLSQYCYRVASVVGLICIEIFGYRDPKTKDYAVNLGMALQLTNIMRDVGEDVRIGRIYLPAEDLAQFHYSEEEVIKETYSPAFVELMRFQEERARRYFAKAMEHYDRRDRHLLFPAEVMRKIYFRLLDNIAAADYNVYQTRIRVSNKVKLGIALRLWLGSRWRRLLP; via the coding sequence ATGGATTCCAATCAATATACCAAGCAGCAAACCAAAGACAGCAAGACCAACTTCTATTATTCCTTTCTATTCTTGCCCAAAGAAAAGCGGGACGCCATTTTTACCGTCTATTCCTTTTGCCGCCATACGGACGACATCGTCGACGAAATCGAAGACCCCGCCGAGGCGCGCCGGCAGTTGGACGAATGGCGCAAGGAATTGGACGCATGCTATGATGGACGCCCTTTGCATCCGATCATGGACGCATTGTTGAAGATTAGCCGCCGGTTTTCGCTGCCCAAGCAGTATTTTCACGATCTCATCGACGGCTGCGAGATGGACTTGACGCATAAGCGCTACGAAACGTTCGCCGACTTGTCGCAATACTGTTACCGCGTGGCCAGCGTGGTGGGGTTGATCTGCATCGAGATTTTCGGATATCGCGATCCCAAGACGAAGGACTACGCCGTCAATCTGGGCATGGCGCTGCAATTGACCAACATCATGCGCGACGTAGGCGAGGACGTCCGCATCGGACGGATATATCTTCCCGCCGAAGATTTGGCGCAATTCCATTATTCCGAAGAAGAAGTAATCAAGGAAACCTATTCGCCTGCGTTCGTGGAGTTGATGCGCTTTCAGGAAGAACGCGCGCGCCGTTATTTCGCTAAAGCGATGGAACATTACGATCGGCGCGACCGCCATTTGCTTTTTCCCGCCGAGGTGATGCGCAAAATCTATTTCCGGCTTTTGGACAACATCGCAGCCGCCGATTACAACGTTTACCAAACCCGCATCCGCGTCTCTAATAAAGTAAAACTAGGTATCGCGTTGCGGCTGTGGCTGGGCAGCCGCTGGCGGCGTCTGCTTCCATGA
- a CDS encoding nucleotidyltransferase family protein produces the protein MSSSITLNPVLTIRPEKLSDFCLRNHICKLSLFGSALRGELRPESDIDLLVEFEPGREPGLITLAGMELELMEHLGREVQMLTPGDLSRYFREEVMQTAELQYERS, from the coding sequence ATGAGCTCGTCAATTACCCTCAATCCGGTTTTAACGATTCGTCCGGAAAAATTATCGGATTTTTGCCTTCGAAATCATATTTGCAAACTATCTTTATTCGGTTCAGCACTGCGAGGCGAATTGAGGCCGGAAAGCGATATCGATTTGTTGGTGGAATTCGAACCTGGACGGGAACCGGGGTTGATTACTTTAGCGGGTATGGAATTGGAATTGATGGAGCATTTGGGAAGAGAAGTGCAAATGCTAACTCCCGGCGATTTAAGCCGCTATTTTCGAGAAGAAGTTATGCAGACGGCCGAGTTGCAATATGAACGGAGCTGA